In Gloeomargarita sp. SKYB120, the genomic stretch CCATCTCTATTGGTCTCATCAAATCCGCCAACCTCTAGGGCAACCGAACGATGAAACATGGCATTGGGAGTTACTCGATTTTCTTCTAGGAATTTCTCACGCTCGTGGAATCCCCCCTGCCAGAGATATTCTTGAGCACCAAATCCAAAATTATATCCTTGAACAAAGGCAAACTGTGGGTAAGATGTTAAGAACCAAAAGTACTTCTCAATAGCCGTCGGTTCGAGCATGTCATCTGAATCAAGATTGATAACGAAATCTGTACTTGCATTTTCAATTCCGATGTTCCGAGCGGCACTAAGGCCACGGTTGCTGGGAAGGTCTATAATTTTTATTCTTCTATCAATGCTTCTGTATCCATCTAAGATGGATAAGGCTTCTGGACTCGATGAACCGTCATTTACTATGATCCACTCCCACTCCTGAAAGGATTGTCCAAGAACCGACTTTGCTGTTTCATGAAAAACCTGACCTGTGTTGAAGAATGGAGTGATTATAGTAACGCGTGGTTCTCGAATCTCATCTTTCAGCACATACTCGTATTTAGGTCGTTTAGGCGAAACAGGAGTATTATCGAAGTCTACAGGTCCTATAGATAGCATATCAGTACCCCCAAATGCCCGTTCATCGCAGTAACAAGGTTAGAGCATTGTTATTCCAGAAGGGTTGACTGTCAATCACCTGAAATCCGACTGAGCAGCACATTGCTCTTAGAGCAGTCGCCGTGGGTAACCACCACCACGCGCCAAAATTATCCGTAGAGAAATTAACGGCTTCAGTAATTCCGCGTGCAACAGTTACTCCAGCATTAGTAGTCCAGTAAGTTTTCAAACAGTTCCTTTCTGTATCGCTAAGAGCAGGCACAAATATCACTCCCGAAGGCGGGAGAGCATAGTAACCGTCCTCGTTTTTGATAACCTCTGGGGTAACTGCTGATGTCAAAATCAGATATTCTTTAGTAATAGAGCGTAGCACGGTTAACATAAGCATTGGGTTGGGCAAATGATACAAAGCCCCTGAGCAATGAACTATATCGAAGGGGGTACCTATCTCAGCAGGGTTTACTGTACATATGTCTCCGATAAATGCATCATACTTAACTCCTATCTGCGCCATCCGTTCTCTGAAAAAGTCCCACCACTCGCTTTCTGGCGAAGCAACATCTAAAATTGCTAGACGATTGGCACCATACTTGTAGGCAACGGATACCTTCTCATTTAGACCACCCCACAAGCCACCAACTTCTAAGAATGATTTTCCTTCAACCACTTGAGCTATGTAGTTATCTCTGGGGTCTATAGACATGATGCCACCGCTTAGTTAGAAGTTCTTAGCCCACTGCTATACTGGCAATCTAGCTAAAGCGTACATAGTTAAAATGCCCAAGCGCCCAAATAGCTCCTTTAGCTTATCTCTTTGGGATTGAGGTACACCTAACAAATT encodes the following:
- a CDS encoding class I SAM-dependent methyltransferase, with product MSIDPRDNYIAQVVEGKSFLEVGGLWGGLNEKVSVAYKYGANRLAILDVASPESEWWDFFRERMAQIGVKYDAFIGDICTVNPAEIGTPFDIVHCSGALYHLPNPMLMLTVLRSITKEYLILTSAVTPEVIKNEDGYYALPPSGVIFVPALSDTERNCLKTYWTTNAGVTVARGITEAVNFSTDNFGAWWWLPTATALRAMCCSVGFQVIDSQPFWNNNALTLLLR